From a single Haladaptatus caseinilyticus genomic region:
- a CDS encoding dipeptide epimerase has product MSEIISISVEALDLPLAEPFEISLGTQHEASNVLVTVETADGTTGYGEGSPLPPVTGETQTTAIEAARSMATIVKGRLTSNYRSVIQDVRQTFPKTPSATFAVETAILDAYCREREMPLSELFGSTPRLVETDMTIPILPRSEAAERAASAANVGYEHLKIKTGNDVSEDVERVSAIHDAVPDAALKIDANQGWTPKETTWFADRVANRGIHLELIEQPVPATDVTGLADTCRRVDVPIAADETVFTPQDAMRVVSENAADIINVKLGKSGPLATADIIAIAQGADTDLMIGCMLESAIGIHTSAHIVAGTDAFSYVDLDGNRLLENDTIPIRDGPIHEITGPGHGVTPEL; this is encoded by the coding sequence ATGAGTGAAATTATTTCTATATCGGTAGAAGCGCTCGATCTGCCACTCGCTGAACCGTTCGAAATATCTCTCGGAACGCAACACGAGGCGTCGAACGTACTCGTTACTGTCGAGACTGCCGACGGAACCACAGGGTACGGTGAGGGTTCGCCATTACCGCCGGTCACTGGTGAGACCCAAACAACAGCCATCGAGGCGGCACGGTCGATGGCTACCATCGTTAAAGGTCGTCTAACGAGTAACTACCGTTCGGTCATTCAAGATGTTCGTCAAACGTTTCCCAAAACACCGTCAGCGACCTTTGCTGTCGAAACGGCTATTCTCGATGCGTACTGCCGTGAGCGCGAAATGCCACTCTCGGAACTATTCGGCAGCACACCGAGATTGGTTGAAACCGACATGACAATCCCCATCCTTCCCCGCAGCGAAGCAGCCGAGCGAGCAGCTAGTGCAGCTAATGTGGGCTACGAACATCTCAAAATAAAAACTGGAAATGATGTGAGTGAAGACGTCGAACGCGTCTCAGCCATCCACGATGCCGTTCCGGACGCTGCACTCAAAATAGACGCGAATCAGGGATGGACGCCTAAAGAGACCACCTGGTTCGCGGATCGTGTCGCTAACCGCGGTATCCACCTTGAATTAATTGAACAACCAGTTCCTGCAACCGATGTTACTGGACTCGCCGATACCTGCCGCCGTGTCGATGTTCCCATCGCTGCTGACGAAACTGTCTTCACGCCACAAGATGCAATGCGAGTCGTGTCCGAGAATGCCGCAGACATCATAAACGTGAAATTGGGGAAGTCAGGACCGCTTGCGACTGCAGATATTATTGCTATCGCTCAAGGTGCAGATACAGACCTCATGATCGGTTGTATGCTCGAAAGTGCTATTGGGATCCATACGAGTGCACACATCGTCGCTGGTACTGACGCGTTCTCCTATGTCGACCTTGATGGAAATCGCCTCCTCGAAAATGACACTATTCCCATAAGAGACGGTCCAATCCATGAGATAACAGGCCCAGGACATGGTGTGACACCGGAGTTGTAG
- a CDS encoding DUF1611 domain-containing protein: protein MNLRESFGVSVPTLVLAEGEFGKTGGKTANGVVMHSEVFETRAIVDSETAGQSPTDVLGKADAPDVPVVESVEDALDIAPEAEVLVIGVAPAGGELPDAWVEDIENAIRRGCDVVSGLHVFLGEDEHWSSLADQHDVRIFDVRKPPATDKLRVGDGSVDDIDSQVVLTLGTDCAVGKRTTTVELYRAACKAGWNAGWVATGQTGIMVGAHEGIVVDRVPADFTAGVVEDMVKAVAQDHDVVFVEGQASLTHRAYSSVTLGVLHGSWPDAIVLADDPNRTERTHFERLSVDGIEKERMLAEELSDASVAGISTWGDPEIQQLRHGLISANVYDESGADKLFDAIEDALEARV, encoded by the coding sequence ATGAACCTGCGAGAATCGTTTGGCGTTTCTGTCCCGACACTCGTCCTCGCGGAGGGCGAGTTCGGCAAGACAGGTGGGAAAACCGCCAACGGGGTCGTAATGCATAGCGAAGTGTTTGAAACCAGAGCAATCGTAGACTCTGAAACTGCCGGACAAAGTCCTACCGACGTCTTAGGAAAGGCCGATGCACCCGACGTACCCGTCGTCGAATCCGTCGAGGATGCACTCGATATCGCACCGGAGGCGGAGGTTCTGGTTATTGGTGTCGCTCCTGCTGGCGGTGAGCTACCCGATGCTTGGGTCGAAGACATCGAGAACGCTATCCGTAGAGGGTGTGATGTCGTTTCTGGCCTTCACGTTTTTCTCGGGGAGGACGAGCACTGGTCGTCGTTAGCCGACCAACACGACGTCCGAATTTTCGATGTCCGCAAACCACCCGCGACCGATAAACTACGCGTCGGTGACGGATCCGTGGACGATATCGACTCCCAGGTAGTGCTTACACTGGGGACGGACTGTGCCGTCGGTAAGCGGACAACAACGGTCGAACTCTACAGAGCTGCCTGCAAAGCAGGGTGGAACGCTGGATGGGTTGCCACCGGTCAGACCGGGATTATGGTGGGTGCACACGAAGGTATCGTCGTCGACAGAGTTCCTGCCGACTTCACTGCCGGAGTCGTAGAAGATATGGTGAAGGCAGTCGCCCAAGATCACGATGTCGTCTTTGTAGAGGGACAGGCGTCTCTTACCCATCGCGCATATTCGAGTGTGACACTAGGAGTCCTTCATGGATCGTGGCCCGATGCAATCGTTCTCGCCGATGATCCCAACCGAACAGAGCGAACCCACTTCGAACGTCTTTCAGTTGATGGGATTGAGAAGGAAAGAATGCTCGCAGAAGAACTATCAGACGCATCGGTCGCTGGCATCTCTACGTGGGGTGATCCCGAAATCCAACAACTGCGCCACGGCCTAATTTCTGCGAACGTCTACGATGAATCGGGAGCAGACAAACTCTTCGACGCCATCGAAGACGCACTCGAGGCGAGAGTATGA
- a CDS encoding mandelate racemase/muconate lactonizing enzyme family protein, whose protein sequence is MTTCVTAVETIPVSVPAETTYETSLSVATGGQGAYDHVLVKIETDAGVVGVGEIAPSSTWPHGLTRSAIVDLLRDIIAPVVEGEPIHRIPRLVDRIERELSSEPFPLYGIDVALHDALGKTLDLPVYELLGGAPNNEPMIDLHYSVGIKPPEEVRKEAREAREAGYTSFKIKVGGPDFEIERNAVAAIAETVPDAKIRIDANQGWSVADAVTRVRTLDEVANGLTLVEQPVPHSDIAGLRRVRETTGVPVLADESCFSPADVARLARHNACDIVNIKLAKTGGLVRACDVAAVADAHGLPCFMGSMLELGVGAAANAHFAAASPVVVYPTGILNVHAVDLLIEEREQWTPGGNTFTVPDAPGLGVSLNEDAIERYRVD, encoded by the coding sequence GTGACAACCTGTGTGACGGCGGTCGAAACGATTCCAGTCTCCGTTCCAGCAGAGACTACGTACGAAACGAGTCTCTCGGTTGCAACGGGCGGACAAGGAGCGTATGACCATGTCCTCGTCAAAATAGAAACAGACGCGGGAGTCGTCGGTGTCGGCGAAATAGCACCATCGTCGACGTGGCCCCATGGTTTGACGCGCAGTGCCATAGTCGATTTACTCAGGGACATAATTGCCCCCGTTGTCGAGGGCGAGCCAATTCATCGAATACCACGTCTCGTCGATCGTATCGAACGAGAACTCTCGAGCGAACCCTTTCCACTTTACGGAATCGATGTGGCGTTACACGACGCACTGGGCAAGACGCTCGATTTACCCGTGTACGAACTATTGGGTGGTGCGCCTAACAACGAACCGATGATAGACCTCCATTACTCAGTAGGCATCAAACCCCCCGAAGAAGTGCGAAAAGAAGCACGTGAAGCGCGTGAGGCGGGATATACATCATTCAAAATCAAAGTAGGTGGGCCGGACTTCGAAATCGAACGAAACGCTGTCGCCGCGATCGCGGAGACAGTCCCTGATGCAAAAATTCGGATCGACGCGAATCAAGGATGGTCCGTCGCGGACGCCGTGACTCGAGTCCGCACACTCGATGAGGTTGCTAATGGACTGACACTGGTCGAGCAGCCGGTTCCGCACAGCGATATTGCGGGATTGAGACGGGTACGTGAGACGACTGGTGTTCCCGTTCTGGCTGACGAGTCCTGTTTCTCACCAGCTGATGTGGCGCGCCTCGCCCGCCACAACGCCTGCGACATTGTCAACATCAAACTTGCGAAAACGGGCGGGCTTGTCAGGGCTTGCGACGTAGCGGCTGTTGCCGATGCACATGGACTTCCCTGTTTCATGGGAAGTATGCTTGAACTCGGTGTCGGCGCCGCGGCCAACGCTCACTTCGCCGCCGCTTCACCTGTAGTTGTATATCCAACAGGCATTCTGAACGTTCACGCCGTCGATTTGCTAATCGAAGAGCGAGAACAGTGGACACCGGGCGGGAATACGTTTACTGTTCCCGACGCTCCCGGGTTAGGTGTGTCGCTGAACGAGGACGCTATCGAACGGTATCGAGTCGATTAG
- a CDS encoding N-acyl-D-amino-acid deacylase family protein — protein sequence MSYDVVFEDARIIDGTGSPWFRGKVAVNDGQLGAIGQVEDDAETVVDVDGSVIAPGFIDIHTHSDFTLPANRDAHSKVRQGVTLEIVGNCGTSAAPRYGSADRAIDDWFASNGLAKEVDASEWESMADYFDFLERDGLSLSVGSLVGHGNIRAAVVGYEDRAPTTAELDEMQSLVAEAMKNGAVGLSTGLFYPPGCYAKTDEVVALAEVAAEYGGIYATHMRSESDDLIGSVEETLEIGRRAGIPVQVSHHKAVGPKNWGKVRYTLRRMELARKRDGIEVQCDQYPYIASSTSLGALLPNWAHDGGDDALMQRLRDKEKRARIRKELATDRTNDWDGILVTNVQNPDLREYQGKTIAELADHDDENRPPAEILLDIVLEDENRTMHVNFGMDEDDVEYVMRHDLTMVGSDGSSLCPCGPLGEGVPHPRNYGTFPHVLGKYVREEEVIPLEKAVHKMTGMPASRLGIKDRGVLKQGARADLTVFNPEAIHQPGDFLNPAVYPVGIKHVLVNGEFVVRDGKHTSARPGEVIRQ from the coding sequence ATGAGCTACGACGTAGTTTTCGAAGATGCACGAATAATCGACGGCACCGGGTCGCCGTGGTTCCGTGGCAAGGTCGCAGTAAATGATGGGCAACTCGGAGCCATCGGTCAGGTTGAAGACGATGCAGAAACCGTGGTGGACGTAGACGGCAGCGTCATTGCGCCAGGATTCATCGATATCCATACACACTCCGATTTCACGCTGCCAGCCAACCGTGATGCACATAGCAAGGTTAGACAGGGAGTTACCCTCGAAATTGTCGGTAACTGCGGGACAAGCGCCGCCCCGCGATATGGCTCGGCAGACCGGGCAATCGACGATTGGTTTGCGAGTAACGGACTCGCGAAAGAGGTCGATGCAAGTGAGTGGGAGTCGATGGCTGACTACTTTGATTTCCTCGAACGTGACGGCCTCTCGCTCTCCGTCGGTTCACTCGTCGGTCACGGCAACATTCGTGCCGCCGTCGTCGGCTATGAGGATCGTGCGCCGACGACGGCGGAACTCGACGAGATGCAAAGCCTCGTCGCAGAGGCTATGAAAAACGGCGCCGTTGGCCTTTCGACTGGGCTGTTCTACCCACCGGGATGCTACGCCAAAACCGACGAAGTCGTCGCACTCGCCGAAGTGGCCGCAGAGTATGGTGGGATCTATGCGACCCACATGCGTTCAGAGAGTGACGATCTCATTGGGAGCGTTGAGGAGACCCTGGAAATCGGTCGCCGTGCGGGTATCCCAGTCCAAGTTTCGCATCACAAGGCTGTCGGGCCGAAAAATTGGGGAAAGGTTCGATATACCCTTCGACGGATGGAACTTGCCCGCAAACGCGACGGTATCGAAGTCCAATGCGATCAGTATCCGTACATCGCGTCGTCGACCAGTCTCGGTGCGCTCTTACCCAATTGGGCACACGACGGGGGTGACGATGCACTCATGCAACGCCTTCGCGACAAGGAAAAGCGTGCTCGAATTCGGAAAGAGTTAGCCACTGATCGAACGAATGACTGGGACGGCATCCTCGTGACGAACGTTCAGAATCCTGATCTGCGAGAGTACCAAGGAAAGACGATTGCTGAACTCGCTGACCACGATGACGAAAACCGACCTCCCGCCGAGATATTACTTGATATCGTTCTGGAGGATGAAAACCGAACGATGCACGTCAACTTTGGGATGGACGAAGATGACGTCGAATACGTGATGCGTCACGACCTCACGATGGTCGGCAGTGACGGATCCTCACTTTGCCCGTGTGGCCCTTTGGGCGAAGGCGTTCCCCACCCCCGTAATTATGGCACGTTCCCGCACGTGCTCGGTAAGTACGTCCGAGAGGAGGAAGTCATCCCACTGGAGAAAGCCGTTCACAAGATGACCGGGATGCCCGCTTCCAGATTGGGGATCAAGGACAGGGGGGTTCTCAAGCAGGGCGCTCGTGCCGATCTCACTGTTTTCAATCCCGAAGCAATTCATCAGCCAGGTGACTTCCTCAATCCGGCCGTCTACCCCGTTGGCATCAAACACGTCCTCGTCAATGGGGAATTCGTCGTCAGGGACGGCAAGCACACCAGTGCACGACCTGGGGAGGTGATTCGACAGTGA
- a CDS encoding ABC transporter substrate-binding protein, translated as MSSTRRNFMKKMGAAGTAVGSVSLAGCSTNNNNGGNNGPSNKKVVKDLPKNRKIGKKVHLSNTEKYWAERYQANVVVDKWFREKLGVPIQTKPVEITVLTSREDNGKFDLTTYNWCADNGDPDGIIVNRFYKDGSENDYGFNNQKYNELAMKQRKETDEKKRQELVHECQKILGEQRPENQFLYNVYPYTFNNQRIKEDSTIVTVTGLRNIWNYTQMEPKNDQGKTIVTNNWDPSDQLNPLHINGIGPSRNWTPIRFMHDFLIRPDENQKPTPWAAKDYEWKDDTTLTVNLKQGMTFHDGEPVTADDVVYTFNLILDTEPPAYTNNVVDVVKSVEKTGNLSVKFNLKEVYAPFLSTTLGLTPILPKHYWTKLLRKTGNQKTPWKVSISNKNPIVASGPFKWGTWDQGSKFEMPAFKKHSFAAPNIEKRVQKPLATRDAEVEAMKNGDYDLLDYWHGSPSSLKDAAKNTKHLTLVQTSDDCRQACWMNTRNPPFDDVAFRQAANALVMSAQEVIINEIYGGFGNKATSPINKTLKFWHNSDTPMFKNGAEGAVEILKDAGYVWDEQGNMYYPEGKTGN; from the coding sequence ATGTCTAGCACTCGGCGAAACTTCATGAAAAAGATGGGTGCTGCCGGCACAGCAGTCGGAAGCGTTAGCCTTGCTGGCTGTAGTACCAACAACAACAACGGCGGCAACAATGGTCCCTCGAATAAGAAGGTAGTCAAAGACCTCCCGAAGAACCGAAAAATCGGGAAGAAGGTTCACCTGAGCAATACTGAGAAATATTGGGCTGAACGGTACCAAGCGAACGTTGTAGTCGACAAATGGTTCCGAGAAAAGCTTGGTGTTCCAATTCAAACGAAACCGGTCGAAATCACCGTCCTCACTTCACGAGAAGACAATGGCAAATTCGATCTCACCACCTACAACTGGTGTGCAGACAACGGTGACCCCGATGGTATCATCGTTAACCGCTTTTATAAAGACGGCTCTGAGAACGACTACGGGTTCAATAATCAAAAATACAATGAATTAGCGATGAAACAGCGGAAGGAAACTGATGAAAAGAAGCGGCAGGAACTCGTTCACGAGTGCCAGAAAATACTCGGTGAACAACGTCCTGAAAATCAGTTCCTCTACAACGTTTATCCGTACACGTTCAACAACCAGCGGATCAAGGAAGATTCGACCATCGTTACCGTTACCGGACTTCGCAATATCTGGAACTACACCCAGATGGAGCCCAAAAACGACCAGGGCAAAACCATCGTTACGAACAATTGGGATCCATCCGATCAGCTGAATCCGCTCCACATCAACGGCATTGGACCGAGTCGGAATTGGACTCCGATACGATTCATGCACGACTTCCTTATTCGTCCTGATGAGAATCAAAAGCCGACGCCGTGGGCAGCAAAAGACTACGAGTGGAAGGACGATACAACGCTCACCGTTAATCTCAAGCAGGGAATGACCTTCCATGACGGCGAGCCGGTCACGGCTGACGATGTCGTGTACACCTTCAATCTCATCCTTGACACGGAGCCGCCGGCGTATACGAACAACGTCGTTGATGTTGTCAAGAGTGTCGAGAAAACTGGCAATCTCTCCGTGAAATTCAATCTGAAAGAAGTATATGCCCCATTTCTTTCCACGACACTTGGATTAACGCCAATCCTCCCCAAACATTACTGGACGAAATTACTACGGAAGACAGGCAACCAGAAGACCCCGTGGAAAGTCTCCATCAGTAATAAGAACCCAATCGTTGCGAGTGGCCCATTTAAATGGGGTACTTGGGATCAAGGTTCGAAATTCGAGATGCCAGCATTCAAGAAGCACTCGTTCGCTGCACCGAATATCGAAAAACGGGTACAGAAACCCCTTGCGACGCGTGATGCCGAGGTTGAGGCGATGAAAAACGGTGACTACGACCTCCTCGACTACTGGCACGGAAGCCCGTCGTCGCTCAAAGATGCGGCTAAGAACACGAAGCATCTCACACTTGTTCAGACCTCGGACGATTGTCGGCAAGCTTGCTGGATGAACACCCGGAACCCACCATTTGACGATGTTGCCTTCCGCCAGGCAGCAAACGCCCTCGTGATGAGTGCACAAGAAGTCATCATCAACGAAATTTATGGTGGGTTTGGGAACAAAGCGACATCCCCGATCAATAAGACGCTCAAGTTCTGGCATAACTCCGACACTCCCATGTTCAAAAATGGTGCCGAGGGTGCCGTTGAAATTCTCAAGGATGCTGGATATGTCTGGGACGAACAGGGCAATATGTACTATCCAGAGGGGAAGACCGGTAATTAA
- a CDS encoding ABC transporter permease, whose translation MIEKRYLIRRLLLMAISMLTVITILFFLFRMVPGGPMSAIMSPRMSPEAKRQVAEQFGLNEPIWKQYLLYMQNVLQLDFGRSFYYSRPVTSIIADRFINTMSLMLTAFLISYTFGVFFGAHLGWIRGTGKERAGMLVVLFIRSLPVFWTGMVVLYVFAFHLDMFPLGGMRSVSASYTGNVGKLLSPDFLYHLALPVFTLCTYYTGLPLLLMRNNLLEVLSEDYIDTARAKGLSNRRILFNHAARNAILPVITAFAIAIGFAVGGQVLIETVFSWPGLGREMVQASLRSDYPLAQGAFALLSIIVITMNFVADIAYTVLDPRVSLGAK comes from the coding sequence ATGATAGAAAAGCGCTATTTGATTCGACGATTGCTACTCATGGCGATATCGATGCTCACCGTCATCACAATCTTGTTTTTCCTGTTTCGGATGGTGCCCGGTGGCCCGATGTCCGCGATCATGAGTCCCCGGATGAGTCCGGAAGCAAAACGGCAGGTTGCCGAACAATTCGGCCTCAACGAGCCGATTTGGAAACAGTACTTACTGTACATGCAGAACGTCCTCCAGCTTGACTTCGGACGGTCGTTCTACTACAGTCGTCCGGTGACGAGTATCATCGCGGATCGATTCATCAACACGATGAGCCTCATGCTCACCGCGTTCCTCATCTCGTACACGTTTGGTGTATTCTTCGGTGCTCACCTCGGATGGATTCGTGGGACGGGCAAGGAGCGCGCTGGCATGCTGGTCGTCCTTTTCATTCGCTCGTTGCCCGTATTCTGGACCGGGATGGTCGTCCTATATGTGTTCGCCTTCCACCTCGATATGTTCCCTCTCGGTGGAATGCGGAGTGTGAGCGCAAGCTACACGGGGAACGTTGGGAAACTCCTCAGCCCCGACTTCCTATATCACTTGGCGTTACCGGTGTTTACGCTCTGTACGTACTACACTGGATTACCGCTACTGCTGATGCGGAACAACCTCCTTGAGGTTCTTTCGGAGGACTACATCGATACAGCACGGGCAAAAGGGCTGTCCAACCGTCGTATCCTGTTCAACCACGCGGCACGAAATGCTATCCTGCCGGTGATTACCGCGTTCGCCATCGCGATCGGCTTTGCTGTCGGGGGTCAGGTTCTCATTGAAACGGTGTTCTCCTGGCCCGGCCTCGGACGAGAAATGGTTCAGGCCTCCCTCAGGAGCGACTATCCGTTGGCTCAAGGCGCATTCGCACTACTGTCGATAATTGTGATTACGATGAACTTCGTCGCGGATATCGCATACACGGTGCTCGATCCGCGCGTTTCCTTAGGAGCGAAGTAA
- a CDS encoding ABC transporter permease → MSEETAQPAKRTVTETKQGWRRFVQNLRRSAIEQARVFSESKMAMAGLTIIAFYIVIALIAPYIAPYGPYERLYTTNGGWADLQSPSLAHPLGTTKAAHDVLSQLLLGTRIAMFVGILGAFMVAVIGTTVGIIAGYYGGWVDEVVMRLVDVLYGLPFIPFVIVLVTVLGANVWNIILGIALLYWLSTARVVRSEVLTVRERPYVEAAQAAGASDFRIMLVHILPNVIPLSALYAAIAVGYSIVAQASIAFLGFGDPSVPSWGVMLQRAFVTQSFGTAWWWVFPPGLSITLVVMGAYLVGRGYEEIVNPQLREP, encoded by the coding sequence ATGAGCGAAGAAACTGCACAACCTGCGAAACGGACCGTCACAGAGACGAAACAGGGTTGGCGGCGGTTCGTCCAAAACCTCCGCCGATCGGCTATCGAGCAAGCACGGGTGTTCAGCGAGTCGAAGATGGCGATGGCTGGACTCACTATCATCGCGTTCTACATTGTCATCGCGCTCATTGCGCCCTATATCGCCCCATACGGCCCCTATGAACGTCTTTATACCACGAACGGCGGATGGGCAGACCTCCAGTCGCCGAGTCTCGCGCATCCACTCGGAACGACGAAGGCAGCTCACGACGTGCTATCCCAACTCCTCCTCGGTACGCGTATCGCGATGTTCGTTGGGATACTAGGTGCATTCATGGTTGCCGTCATTGGCACCACTGTCGGCATCATCGCCGGCTACTACGGCGGTTGGGTCGACGAAGTCGTCATGCGTCTCGTGGACGTCCTCTACGGCCTCCCGTTCATTCCGTTTGTCATTGTCCTCGTGACGGTATTGGGCGCGAACGTCTGGAACATCATCCTCGGTATCGCGTTACTGTACTGGCTCTCGACCGCCCGTGTCGTTCGTTCAGAGGTATTAACCGTTCGCGAACGGCCGTACGTCGAAGCCGCACAGGCAGCCGGTGCCAGTGACTTCCGTATCATGCTGGTTCACATCCTGCCGAACGTCATCCCGCTTTCGGCGCTGTACGCGGCCATTGCGGTCGGGTATTCCATCGTCGCTCAGGCCAGCATCGCATTCCTCGGGTTCGGCGATCCGTCCGTCCCATCTTGGGGCGTGATGCTCCAGCGTGCGTTCGTGACGCAGTCGTTCGGCACAGCGTGGTGGTGGGTGTTCCCACCAGGCCTCTCGATTACGCTCGTCGTAATGGGCGCGTATCTTGTCGGTCGCGGCTACGAGGAGATCGTCAATCCACAACTCAGGGAGCCATAA
- a CDS encoding ABC transporter ATP-binding protein, producing MNQTTTNFDFDDGAPLLEAEELDVTYTTSSGELTAVDGISFAVDEDEIFGLVGESGCGKSTVAQAILSLLPSNGRVASGSIRFRGVELTELSKREMDALRWEHLSLISQGAMNALNPVHRISSQIIEAIQAHRDVSKADARERVAELFEVVGLDPDRMDDYPHQFSGGMKQRAYIAMSLALDPDLIIADEPTTALDVIVQDQILKRLKELRDELGISVIIISHDISVIAETCNRLGVMYSGKLMEYGDLRDIFSDAFNPYTLGLQNAFPTLRGEQQNLISIPGSPPSIADLPSGCRFMQRCPFAVSECAENHPPLYEVGEDHYSACYRHDVIEMIRRESKRRETWQRTDKNQSGLEGYSDD from the coding sequence ATGAACCAAACAACAACGAACTTCGACTTCGATGATGGTGCACCGCTGCTGGAGGCAGAGGAACTCGACGTGACCTACACCACGAGTTCCGGTGAACTCACCGCTGTAGACGGTATCAGTTTCGCCGTGGATGAAGACGAGATTTTCGGTCTCGTCGGCGAGTCCGGATGCGGAAAGAGCACCGTCGCGCAGGCCATCCTCAGCCTTCTCCCGAGTAACGGCCGTGTTGCCTCCGGTTCAATCCGCTTTCGCGGCGTCGAATTAACGGAACTCTCGAAGCGGGAGATGGATGCGCTCCGCTGGGAACATCTTTCACTCATCAGCCAAGGGGCGATGAACGCACTCAACCCGGTTCATCGTATCTCCAGTCAAATTATCGAGGCTATTCAGGCTCATCGCGACGTTTCCAAAGCGGACGCACGTGAGCGAGTAGCGGAACTGTTCGAGGTCGTCGGTCTCGATCCGGATAGAATGGACGACTATCCCCACCAGTTCTCCGGCGGCATGAAACAGCGCGCATACATCGCTATGTCGCTGGCACTCGATCCAGATCTCATCATTGCGGACGAACCGACAACAGCGCTCGACGTCATCGTCCAGGATCAGATTCTCAAACGGTTGAAAGAGCTTCGCGACGAGCTCGGTATCTCCGTAATCATCATTTCTCATGACATCAGCGTCATCGCGGAGACGTGCAACCGACTTGGCGTAATGTATTCGGGCAAGCTCATGGAATACGGCGATCTGAGGGATATTTTCTCAGATGCGTTCAATCCGTATACGTTGGGACTTCAGAATGCCTTCCCGACACTCCGTGGCGAACAACAAAACCTCATCAGCATCCCCGGCAGTCCGCCGTCCATCGCGGATCTCCCTAGCGGATGTCGGTTTATGCAGCGATGTCCGTTTGCCGTTTCCGAGTGTGCGGAGAATCATCCGCCGCTGTACGAGGTGGGGGAAGACCACTATTCTGCCTGCTATCGACACGACGTGATCGAAATGATTCGACGGGAGTCGAAACGTCGCGAGACGTGGCAACGTACGGACAAAAACCAATCCGGTCTGGAGGGCTATAGCGATGACTAA
- a CDS encoding ABC transporter ATP-binding protein: protein MTNGTQTEYIMECDGLKQYFDAQQGLIDSLFGEKKHVRAVDGVDLQISEGEIVGLAGESGCGKTTCGKTLIRLLEPTDGTVRYRGKDVTNITGSDLKQFRRDVQIIFQDPFESLNPRRTVFDTVVEPLKIHNIGNAEERIERVHEALERAELTPPEQYFEQYPHQLSGGEKQRVAIARALVLEPDFLLADEPVSMLDVSIRAGVLNLLQRLNEELGLTILFISHDLSLLRQVCDRIGIMYLGRIIEFGETESVIQNPTHPYAKALLGAAPEPDPFREREHVEIQGSIPDPINLPSGCRFKGRCPEREAICDYIDPPLRSITTEYGDKKRVACHAYYDEEDVAEFETQLQAMEVPETAKEKPHEHVSSDETAKNQADQDARAD, encoded by the coding sequence ATGACTAATGGTACACAAACCGAGTACATCATGGAATGCGATGGGTTAAAACAGTACTTCGACGCTCAACAGGGGCTCATAGACAGTCTCTTTGGCGAGAAGAAACACGTTCGTGCCGTCGACGGAGTTGATCTTCAAATTTCAGAGGGAGAAATCGTCGGTCTCGCTGGCGAATCAGGATGCGGGAAGACGACCTGCGGGAAGACGCTCATCCGCCTGCTCGAACCCACGGATGGAACGGTCAGATACCGCGGAAAAGATGTGACCAATATCACGGGATCGGATCTCAAGCAGTTCCGCCGCGATGTCCAAATTATCTTCCAAGACCCCTTCGAGTCACTTAATCCTCGTCGAACTGTCTTCGACACGGTGGTCGAGCCGCTCAAGATACATAATATCGGAAACGCGGAGGAGCGGATCGAACGGGTGCACGAAGCACTCGAACGCGCTGAACTTACGCCGCCAGAACAGTATTTTGAGCAGTATCCACACCAGCTCTCGGGAGGGGAGAAACAACGAGTGGCCATCGCTCGTGCGCTCGTTCTCGAACCCGATTTCCTCCTCGCCGACGAGCCCGTTTCCATGCTCGATGTGTCCATTCGGGCAGGCGTGTTGAACCTCCTTCAACGACTCAACGAGGAACTAGGACTTACTATCCTGTTTATCAGCCATGACCTTTCACTTCTTAGGCAAGTGTGCGACCGAATAGGTATCATGTATCTCGGTCGCATAATCGAATTCGGGGAAACTGAGTCGGTCATTCAGAATCCGACTCATCCATATGCGAAAGCGTTGCTCGGGGCCGCTCCGGAACCGGATCCGTTTCGGGAGCGTGAACACGTCGAAATTCAGGGATCCATTCCCGACCCGATCAACCTCCCGTCCGGTTGTCGGTTCAAGGGACGGTGTCCGGAGCGGGAGGCCATCTGTGATTACATTGACCCACCGTTGCGATCCATTACTACCGAATACGGCGACAAAAAACGGGTCGCTTGTCACGCCTATTATGACGAAGAGGACGTCGCAGAATTCGAAACGCAGCTTCAGGCAATGGAGGTTCCTGAGACTGCCAAGGAAAAGCCCCACGAGCACGTCTCTTCGGACGAGACAGCAAAAAATCAAGCCGATCAGGACGCTCGGGCCGACTAA